The proteins below come from a single Sorghum bicolor cultivar BTx623 chromosome 4, Sorghum_bicolor_NCBIv3, whole genome shotgun sequence genomic window:
- the LOC8068256 gene encoding bifunctional protein FolD 4, chloroplastic codes for MASSILSDCSSARLLPLRRALLPPAPGLRPCPALAHPRRLLVAARPQLLPRPRRMDSVPAATASSADSATVSADALAKVIDGKLVAKQVREEIAVEVTRMKDAIGIVPGLAVILVGSRKDSQTYVRNKKKACEAVGIKSYEVNLPEDSSEEEVIKHIASFNSDPSVHGILVQLPLPRHMNDENILNAVSIEKDVDGFHPLNIGRLAMQGRDPFFVPCTPKGCMELLHRYGVEIKGKRAVVIGRSNIVGMPAALLLQKANATVSIVHSQTKNPEEITRQADIVIAAVGVANLVRGNWIKPGAAIIDVGINPVDDPESPRGYRLVGDVCYEEASKVAGAITPVPGGVGPMTIAMLLSNTLESAKRIHKFK; via the exons ATGGCGTCCTCCATACTCTCCGACTGCTCCTCGGCCCGCCTCCTCCCTCTCCGCCGCGCGCTCCTCCCTCCGGCGCCCGGCCTCCGCCCCTGCCCCGCTCTAGCTCACCCCAGGCGCCTCCTCGTCGCCGCCCGGCCCCAGCTGCTCCCGCGCCCGCGACGCATGGACTCGGTccccgccgccaccgcctcGTCCGCCGACTCAG CGACCGTTTCAGCCGATGCACTTGCCAAAGTGATTGACGGGAAGCTTGTGGCGAAGCAAGTGAGAGAAGAAATAGCTGTCGAGGTTACCAGGATGAAGGATGCAATCGGCATAGTGCCTGGCCTGGCTGTCATCCTTGTCGGGTCGAGGAAGGATTCACAGACTTACGTGCGGAACAAGAAGAAGGCGTGCGAAGCAGTCGGTATAAAGTCGTATGAGGTCAACTTGCCTGAGGACAGCTCCGAGGAGGAGGTTATCAAGCACATAGCGAGCTTCAACAGTGACCCGTCCGTGCATGGCATCTTGGTTCAGTTGCCCTTACCTCGT CATATGAACGATGAGAATATTTTGAATGCTGTCAGTATTGAAAAGGATGTTGATGGCTTTCATCCACTGAACATTGGACGACTCGCAATGCAAGGTCGAGATCCATTCTTTGTACCTTGCACCCCAAAAGGATGCATGGAGTTGCTACACCGATATGGAGTTGAAATTAAAGGGAAGAGAGCTGTTGTAATCGGAAGAAGCAATATTGTTGGAATGCCTGCTGCATTGTTATTGCAa AAAGCAAATGCAACTGTCAGCATTGTACATTCACAAACTAAGAACCCTGAGGAAATAACACGACAGGCAGATATAGTCATCGCAGCAGTTGGAGTTGCCAACTTGGTCAGAGGGAATTGGATAAAACCTGGAGCAGCTATTATTGATGTTGGTATCAACCCAGTTGAT GACCCAGAAAGCCCTCGGGGTTATAGGCTCGTCGGAGATGTTTGTTATGAGGAAGCCTCCAAGGTTGCCGGAGCAATCACACCAGTTCCAGGAGGTGTTGGGCCGATGACAATTGCAATGCTTTTGTCAAACACACTTGAGTCAGCTAAAAGAATCCACAAATTCAAATAA
- the LOC8068257 gene encoding glutamate--tRNA ligase, chloroplastic/mitochondrial has protein sequence MAASALLTGSPWLRMRLLPDAPASPFRHLHLRRALSVRASAAGTGTGTDGSSGPVRVRFAPSPTGNLHVGGARTALFNYLFARSKGGRFVLRVEDTDLERSTRKSEEAVLADLAWLGLEWDEGPDVGGEFGPYRQSERNSLYKQYAEKLLDSGAVYRCFCSNEELEQMKEVAKQRQLPPVYMGKWASASDVEVQQELEKGTPYTYRFRVPKEGSLKINDLIRGEVSWNLDTLGDFVIMRSNGQPVYNFCVTVDDATMQISHVIRAEEHLPNTLRQALIYKALGFSMPSFAHVSLILAPDRSKLSKRHGATSVGQYKEMGYLPQAMVNYLALLGWGDGTENEFFTIDNLVQKFTINRVNKSGAVFDATKLKWMNGQHLRSFPHDELIKAFEDRWKNTGILQESESGFAQEAAELLKDGIDLITDADAALTNLLSYPLHTTLSSEEAKPVVQDKISEVALSLITAYDSGELTQALAEGRDGWQKWVKGFGKSIKRKGKGLFMPLRVLLTGKLHGPDMGGSIALIHKAGICGAVTSQSNFVTLDERFRILKEVDWESLAKEQETPAESAVPAAS, from the exons ATGGCGGCGAGCGCGCTGCTGACGGGGTCGCCGTGGCTGCGCATGCGCCTCCTCCCGGACGCGCCCGCGAGCCCCTTccgccacctccacctccgccGGGCCCTCTCCGTCCGCGCCTCCGccgccggcaccggcaccggcaccgacGGCAGCTCCGGCCCCGTACGCGTCCGCTTCGCGCCGTCGCCCACCGGCAACCTCCACGTCGGCGGCGCCCGCACCGCGCTCTTCAACTACCTCTTCGCGCGCTCCAAGGGGGGACGCTTCGTGCTCCGCGTCGAGGACACCGACCTCGAGCGCTCCACCAGGAAGTCTGAGGAGGCCGTCCTCGCCGACCTCGCCTGGCTCGGCCTCGAATGGGACGAAG GTCCTGATGTCGGTGGGGAGTTTGGGCCTTATCGCCAGTCAGAGCGGAATTCACTATACAAGCAATATGCTGAGAAGCTTTTGGACTCTGGTGCGGTTTATCGCTGCTTTTGCTCCAATGAG GAACTTGAACAAATGAAGGAAGTCGCAAAGCAGAGACAACTTCCTCCTGTGTATATGGGGAAGTGGGCAAGTGCCTCAGATGTAGAAGTACAGCAGGAATTAGAGAAAGGGACACCTTACACTTACCGCTTCCGTGTGCCAAAGGAAGGGTCATTGAAAATTAATGACTTAATTCGTGGTGAG GTCAGTTGGAACTTAGACACACTTGGTGATTTCGTGATTATGAGAAGCAATGGACAGCCTGTGTATAACTTCTGTGTGACAGTTGACGATGCTACCATGCAAATATCTCATGTTATCAG AGCTGAAGAGCATTTACCAAACACATTGCGGCAAGCTCTAATTTACAAA GCTCTTGGATTCTCAATGCCTTCATTTGCTCATGTTTCACTTATTCTGGCTCCTGACAGAAGTAAACTGTCTAAACGGCATGGAGCTACTTCTGTCGGGCAG TATAAAGAGATGGGCTATCTACCTCAGGCAATGGTGAATTATTTAGCACTACTGGGCTGGGGTGATGGTACTGAAAATGAGTTCTTCACTATTGATAACCTAG TCCAGAAATTCACTATAAATCGTGTCAATAAAAGTGGAGCAGTCTTTGATGCAACAAAATTGAA ATGGATGAATGGACAACATTTAAGATCATTTCCTCATGATGAACTCATCAAGGCTTTTGAAGATCGGTGGAAGAACACAGGCATTCTCCAGGAATCTGAAAGTGGTTTTGCTCAG GAAGCTGCCGAGCTTTTGAAGGATGGTATTGATTTGATAACAGATGCTGATGCAGCTCTTACAAATTTGTTGTCGTATCCCCTTCATACTACTTTAAGCAG TGAGGAAGCTAAACCTGTGGTGCAAGACAAGATttctgaggttgctttgagtcTTATTACTGCGTATGATAGCGGTGAACTCACTCAAGCACTAGCCGAGGGCCGTGATGGTTGGCAGAAGTGGGTTAAAGGTTTTGGAAAGTCTATCAAAAGAAAG GGCAAAGGGCTCTTCATGCCGCTCCGAGTACTGTTGACCGGGAAGCTTCATGGGCCTGACATGGGCGGCAGCATAGCCCTAATACACAAAGCCGGCATCTGCGGTGCTGTGACTTCACAGTCCAACTTTGTGACTCTAGATGAGCGGTTCAGGATCCTCAAGGAGGTTGACTGGGAGTCGTTGGCGAAGGAGCAAGAAACCCCTGCTGAATCTGCTGTTCCTGCCGCTTCATAG